From Populus trichocarpa isolate Nisqually-1 chromosome 19, P.trichocarpa_v4.1, whole genome shotgun sequence, a single genomic window includes:
- the LOC7494229 gene encoding disease resistance protein RPV1 isoform X5: MLKEKRKQSKDEDNDSSSRKRRKADLSKPVSFVSTATRTEPESSRSRPEGAYDVFLSFRGEDTRKTFTDHLYTALVQAGIRAFRDDDDLPRGEEISDHLLRAIQESKISIVVFSKGYASSRWCLNELVEILECKKRKTGQIVLPIFYDIDPSDVRKQTGSFAKAFDKHEKRFEEKLVKEWRKALEDAANLSGRSLNNMANGHEAKFIKKIIKDVLNKLDPKYLYVPEHLVGMDKLAHDIFDFLSTATDDVRIAGIHGMPGIGKTTIAKVVFKQLCDRFEDSCFLSNINIETPKKLTGLVGFQTQLLREILKQGVPNFECVDRGKVLIKERLRGKRVLVVADDVAHLDQLKALMGERSWFGLGSRVIITTRDSNLLREADRTYQIEELKPDESLQLFSCHAFKDSKPAKDYIKLSKDAVDYCGGLPLALEVMGACLSGKNRDGWKCVIEKLRRIPNHDIQGRLRISFDALDGEELQNAFLDIACFFIDRKKEYVAKVLGARCGYNPEVDLQTLHERSLIKVLGETVTMHDLLRDMGREVVRDKFPKEPGKRTRIWNQEDAWNVLEQQKGTVVVEGLALDVRASEAKALCAGSFAEMKRLNLLQINGVHLTGSFKLLSKELMWICWHRCPLKDFPSDFTADYLAVLDMQYSNLKELWKGKKAMCNRGHGYRINFSLEHDELHEMPDWMSYRGEGCSLSFHIPPVFHGLVLWLEKGTHMYTYTNIIIIIRNKSNGRILFKDKRAQIGIHIFMQGWLRYISRSEMAMEDYCGDELELYISSEPTDYALRKGKSLKPSVKECGVHVIAGKSDSLKKSAVERDTVMLSPPLYHLLPHPHRGSITTSTPKQWCDFLLAELQNHSLGLLLLGKKELDG, from the exons atgctGAAAGAAAAACGCAAGCAATCCAAAGATGAAGACAACGATTCATCCTCgcgaaagagaagaaaagctgACCTCAGTAAGCCTGTCAGTTTTGTCTCCACAG CTACCAGGACAGAGCCAGAGTCTTCTCGATCTAGACCAGAAGGGGCCTATGATGTcttcttgagttttagaggaGAAGACACTCGCAAGACATTTACAGATCATCTATATACTGCCTTAGTCCAAGCAGGAATCCGCGCTTTTCGAGATGATGATGACCTTCCAAGAGGAGAAGAAATCTCCGATCATCTCCTCAGGgcaattcaagaatcaaagaTATCCATAGTTGTCTTCTCAAAAGGATATGCTTCTTCTAGATGGTGTCTCAATGAACTTGTAGAGATTCTTGAGTGCAAAAAGAGGAAAACCGGTCAGATTGTTCTTCCTATATTCTATGACATTGATCCTTCAGATGTGAGAAAACAGACTGGCAGTTTTGCAAAGGCATTTGATAAGCATGAAAAGCGTTTTGAAGAGAAGTTGGTGAAGGAGTGGAGAAAAGCTCTTGAGGATGCCGCAAACCTATCTGGACGGAGTCTCAATAATATGGCAAATGG GCATGAagcaaaatttatcaagaagaTTATCAAGGATGTGTTGAATAAATTAGATCCCAAGTACTTATATGTTCCTGAGCACCTAGTAGGTATGGATAAACTTGCTCATGATATTTTTGACTTTCTAAGCACTGCAACAGATGATGTACGCATTGCGGGCATACATGGGATGCCAGGAATAGGAAAGACGACTATAGCAAAAGTTGTATTTAAACAACTCTGCGATAGATTCGAGGACAGCTGTTTTCTTTCGAATATCAATATTGAAACACCAAAAAAACTTACAGGTCTTGTTGGTTTTCAAACGCAACTTCTTcgtgaaattttaaaacaaggTGTTCCAAACTTCGAATGTGTTGATAGAGGAAAGGTTTTGATCAAAGAACGACTTCGTGGCAAAAGAGTTCTTGTTGTTGCTGATGATGTGGCTCATCTGGACCAGCTAAAAGCTTTGATGGGAGAGCGAAGCTGGTTTGGTCTCGGAAGTAGAGTAATTATTACAACAAGAGATTCAAATCTTCTTCGTGAAGCAGATCGAACATATCAGATCGAAGAATTGAAACCAGACGAGTCCCTTCAGCTTTTCAGCTGCCACGCCTTTAAGGACTCCAAGCCAGCAAAAGATTATATTAAGCTTTCGAAGGATGCAGTTGATTACTGTGGAGGACTTCCTTTAGCTCTTGAGGTTATGGGTGCTTGTCTGTCTGGGAAAAACAGAGATGGTTGGAAATgtgtaattgaaaaattgagaaGAATTCCAAACCACGATATTCAAGGAAGGCTTAGAATAAGTTTTGACGCACTGGACGGTGAAGAACTACAAAATGCATTCCTTGACATCGCTTGCTTCTTTATTGATAGAAAGAAAGAGTACGTCGCAAAAGTGCTAGGAGCCCGTTGCGGTTACAATCCAGAAGTTGATTTGCAAACTCTCCATGAAAGGTCTCTGATTAAAGTATTGGGAGAGACGGTAACCATGCATGATCTATTACGAGACATGGGAAGGGAGGTCGTTCGTGATAAGTTTCCAAAAGAACCTGGAAAGAGGACCAGAATTTGGAATCAAGAGGATGCATGGAATGTACTTGAGCAGCAGAAG ggtacgGTTGTTGTAGAGGGTCTTGCACTGGATGTCAGAGCATCAGAAGCTAAAGCACTTTGCGCAGGATCATTTGCAGAAATGAAACGCTTAAATTTACTCCAAATCAATGGAGTACATCTCACCGGATCCTTCAAACTGCTTTCTAAAGAGTTGATGTGGATTTGTTGGCATAGATGTCCTTTGAAAGATTTTCCATCTGATTTTACCGCAGACTATCTAGCTGTTCTTGATATGCAGTACAGTAACCTCAAAGAACTATGGAAGGGAAAAAAG GCAATGTGCAACCGTGGTCACGGGTATCGTATTAACTTCAGTCTAGAACATGATGAACTACATGAGATGCCAGATTGGATGAGCTACAGGGGAGAAGGATGCTCATTGTCATTCCATATACCTCCAGTCTTCCATGGCTTAGTTCTTTGGTTAGAGAAGGGTACTCATATGTACACATACactaacattattattattataagaaataaaagcaaCGGAAGAATATTGTTTAAAGATAAACGAGCACAGATAGGAATACATATATTTATGCAGGGATGGTTAAGATACATAAGTAGAAGTGAAATGGCAATGGAAGATTACTGTGGAGACGAATTGGAACTATACATTTCTTCAGAGCCAACAGACTATGCACTGCGCAAGGGTAAATCATTGAAACCAAGCGTTAAAGAATGTGGGGTCCATGTGATCGCAGGGAAGTCAGATTCATTAAAAAAGTCGGCAGTGGAAAGAGATACAGTGATGCTTTCACCACCGCTGTATCATCTGCTTCCTCATCCTCATCGTGGTTCAATTACAACGTCTACACCTAAGCAATGGTGTGACTTTTTACTTGCGGAGCTGCAAAACCATAGCCTCGGTTTATTGCTTCTTG GTAAGAAGGAGCTGGATGGATGA
- the LOC7494229 gene encoding disease resistance protein RPV1 isoform X2 — translation MLKEKRKQSKDEDNDSSSRKRRKADLSKPVSFVSTATRTEPESSRSRPEGAYDVFLSFRGEDTRKTFTDHLYTALVQAGIRAFRDDDDLPRGEEISDHLLRAIQESKISIVVFSKGYASSRWCLNELVEILECKKRKTGQIVLPIFYDIDPSDVRKQTGSFAKAFDKHEKRFEEKLVKEWRKALEDAANLSGRSLNNMANGHEAKFIKKIIKDVLNKLDPKYLYVPEHLVGMDKLAHDIFDFLSTATDDVRIAGIHGMPGIGKTTIAKVVFKQLCDRFEDSCFLSNINIETPKKLTGLVGFQTQLLREILKQGVPNFECVDRGKVLIKERLRGKRVLVVADDVAHLDQLKALMGERSWFGLGSRVIITTRDSNLLREADRTYQIEELKPDESLQLFSCHAFKDSKPAKDYIKLSKDAVDYCGGLPLALEVMGACLSGKNRDGWKCVIEKLRRIPNHDIQGRLRISFDALDGEELQNAFLDIACFFIDRKKEYVAKVLGARCGYNPEVDLQTLHERSLIKVLGETVTMHDLLRDMGREVVRDKFPKEPGKRTRIWNQEDAWNVLEQQKGTVVVEGLALDVRASEAKALCAGSFAEMKRLNLLQINGVHLTGSFKLLSKELMWICWHRCPLKDFPSDFTADYLAVLDMQYSNLKELWKGKKILNRLKIFNLSHSRNLVKTPNLHSSSLEKLILKGCSSLVEVHQSIGHSTSLVFLNLKGCWSLKTLPESIRNVKSLETMKIYGCSQLEKLPEGMGDMKFLTELLADGIKTEQFLSSIGQLKYVKRLSLRGCSPTPPSCSLISAGVSILKCWLPTSFTEWRLVKHLMLSNCGLSDRATNCVDFSGLFSLEKLDLSENKFSSLPYGIGFLPKLSHLVVQTCEYLVSIPDLPSSLCLLDASSCKSLERVRIPIESKKELCVNIFQSLSLEEIQGIEGLNNSFWNVSIERRSHSPNKLQKSVLEAMCNRGHGYRINFSLEHDELHEMPDWMSYRGEGCSLSFHIPPVFHGLVLWLEKGTHMYTYTNIIIIIRNKSNGRILFKDKRAQIGIHIFMQGWLRYISRSEMAMEDYCGDELELYISSEPTDYALRKGKSLKPSVKECGVHVIAGKSDSLKKSAVERDTVMLSPPLYHLLPHPHRGSITTSTPKQWCDFLLAELQNHNLSLLLLGKKELDG, via the exons atgctGAAAGAAAAACGCAAGCAATCCAAAGATGAAGACAACGATTCATCCTCgcgaaagagaagaaaagctgACCTCAGTAAGCCTGTCAGTTTTGTCTCCACAG CTACCAGGACAGAGCCAGAGTCTTCTCGATCTAGACCAGAAGGGGCCTATGATGTcttcttgagttttagaggaGAAGACACTCGCAAGACATTTACAGATCATCTATATACTGCCTTAGTCCAAGCAGGAATCCGCGCTTTTCGAGATGATGATGACCTTCCAAGAGGAGAAGAAATCTCCGATCATCTCCTCAGGgcaattcaagaatcaaagaTATCCATAGTTGTCTTCTCAAAAGGATATGCTTCTTCTAGATGGTGTCTCAATGAACTTGTAGAGATTCTTGAGTGCAAAAAGAGGAAAACCGGTCAGATTGTTCTTCCTATATTCTATGACATTGATCCTTCAGATGTGAGAAAACAGACTGGCAGTTTTGCAAAGGCATTTGATAAGCATGAAAAGCGTTTTGAAGAGAAGTTGGTGAAGGAGTGGAGAAAAGCTCTTGAGGATGCCGCAAACCTATCTGGACGGAGTCTCAATAATATGGCAAATGG GCATGAagcaaaatttatcaagaagaTTATCAAGGATGTGTTGAATAAATTAGATCCCAAGTACTTATATGTTCCTGAGCACCTAGTAGGTATGGATAAACTTGCTCATGATATTTTTGACTTTCTAAGCACTGCAACAGATGATGTACGCATTGCGGGCATACATGGGATGCCAGGAATAGGAAAGACGACTATAGCAAAAGTTGTATTTAAACAACTCTGCGATAGATTCGAGGACAGCTGTTTTCTTTCGAATATCAATATTGAAACACCAAAAAAACTTACAGGTCTTGTTGGTTTTCAAACGCAACTTCTTcgtgaaattttaaaacaaggTGTTCCAAACTTCGAATGTGTTGATAGAGGAAAGGTTTTGATCAAAGAACGACTTCGTGGCAAAAGAGTTCTTGTTGTTGCTGATGATGTGGCTCATCTGGACCAGCTAAAAGCTTTGATGGGAGAGCGAAGCTGGTTTGGTCTCGGAAGTAGAGTAATTATTACAACAAGAGATTCAAATCTTCTTCGTGAAGCAGATCGAACATATCAGATCGAAGAATTGAAACCAGACGAGTCCCTTCAGCTTTTCAGCTGCCACGCCTTTAAGGACTCCAAGCCAGCAAAAGATTATATTAAGCTTTCGAAGGATGCAGTTGATTACTGTGGAGGACTTCCTTTAGCTCTTGAGGTTATGGGTGCTTGTCTGTCTGGGAAAAACAGAGATGGTTGGAAATgtgtaattgaaaaattgagaaGAATTCCAAACCACGATATTCAAGGAAGGCTTAGAATAAGTTTTGACGCACTGGACGGTGAAGAACTACAAAATGCATTCCTTGACATCGCTTGCTTCTTTATTGATAGAAAGAAAGAGTACGTCGCAAAAGTGCTAGGAGCCCGTTGCGGTTACAATCCAGAAGTTGATTTGCAAACTCTCCATGAAAGGTCTCTGATTAAAGTATTGGGAGAGACGGTAACCATGCATGATCTATTACGAGACATGGGAAGGGAGGTCGTTCGTGATAAGTTTCCAAAAGAACCTGGAAAGAGGACCAGAATTTGGAATCAAGAGGATGCATGGAATGTACTTGAGCAGCAGAAG ggtacgGTTGTTGTAGAGGGTCTTGCACTGGATGTCAGAGCATCAGAAGCTAAAGCACTTTGCGCAGGATCATTTGCAGAAATGAAACGCTTAAATTTACTCCAAATCAATGGAGTACATCTCACCGGATCCTTCAAACTGCTTTCTAAAGAGTTGATGTGGATTTGTTGGCATAGATGTCCTTTGAAAGATTTTCCATCTGATTTTACCGCAGACTATCTAGCTGTTCTTGATATGCAGTACAGTAACCTCAAAGAACTATGGAAGGGAAAAAAG ATCCTCAACAGGCTAAAAATCTTTAATCTTAGTCATTCTCGGAACCTTGTTAAAACACCAAACTTGCACAGTTCAAGTCTAGAGAAACTAATTCTGAAAGGTTGCTCAAGTTTAGTTGAGGTGCATCAATCAATTGGACATTCGACGAGCCTCGTTTTCTTGAATCTCAAGGGATGTTGGAGTCTGAAGACTCTCCCTGAAAGCATTAGGAATGTAAAGTCTCTTGAAACTATGAAAATTTATGGGTGTTCACAACTTGAGAAATTGCCAGAAGGCATGGGTGATATGAAATTCTTAACTGAGCTATTAGCTGATGGGATTAAAACTGAGCAATTTCTCTCTTCAATTGGGCAATTAAAGTATGTCAAAAGGTTATCATTACGTGGATGCAGTCCGACTCCACCAAGTTGTTCTTTGATTTCAGCAGGTGTTTCAATTTTGAAATGTTGGCTGCCAACATCATTCACTGAATGGAGATTAGTGAAACATCTTATGCTTTCTAATTGTGGTTTGTCTGATCGTGCAACTAACTGTGTTGATTTTAGTGGTTTGTTCTCTCTAGAAAAATTGGATCTAAGTGAAAACAAATTCTCTAGCCTGCCTTATGGGATCGGCTTCCTTCCCAAGCTATCGCACTTGGTTGTTCAGACATGTGAATATCTTGTATCAATCCCAGATCTTCCCTCAAGTTTATGCCTTTTGGATGCATCTTCTTGCAAATCATTGGAAAGAGTAAGAATACCAATCGAGTCAAAAAAAGAACTATGTGTAAATATATTTCAAAGTCTTTCGTTAGAAGAGATTCAGGGCATCGAAGGTCTAAATAATAGTTTCTGGAATGTTAGTATTGAAAGACGCAGTCATTCACCAAATAAATTACAGAAGAGCGTTCTAGAG GCAATGTGCAACCGTGGTCACGGGTATCGTATTAACTTCAGTCTAGAACATGATGAACTACATGAGATGCCAGATTGGATGAGCTACAGGGGAGAAGGATGCTCATTGTCATTCCATATACCTCCAGTCTTCCATGGCTTAGTTCTTTGGTTAGAGAAGGGTACTCATATGTACACATACactaacattattattattataagaaataaaagcaaCGGAAGAATATTGTTTAAAGATAAACGAGCACAGATAGGAATACATATATTTATGCAGGGATGGTTAAGATACATAAGTAGAAGTGAAATGGCAATGGAAGATTACTGTGGAGACGAATTGGAACTATACATTTCTTCAGAGCCAACAGACTATGCACTGCGCAAGGGTAAATCATTGAAACCAAGCGTTAAAGAATGTGGGGTCCATGTGATCGCAGGGAAGTCAGATTCATTAAAAAAGTCGGCAGTGGAAAGAGATACAGTGATGCTTTCACCACCGCTGTATCATCTGCTTCCTCATCCTCATCGTGGTTCAATTACAACGTCTACAC CTAAGCAATGGTGTGACTTTTTACTTGCGGAGCTGCAAAACCATAACCTCAGTTTATTGCTTCTTG GTAAGAAGGAGCTGGATGGATGA
- the LOC7494229 gene encoding disease resistance protein RPV1 isoform X1 translates to MLKEKRKQSKDEDNDSSSRKRRKADLSKPVSFVSTATRTEPESSRSRPEGAYDVFLSFRGEDTRKTFTDHLYTALVQAGIRAFRDDDDLPRGEEISDHLLRAIQESKISIVVFSKGYASSRWCLNELVEILECKKRKTGQIVLPIFYDIDPSDVRKQTGSFAKAFDKHEKRFEEKLVKEWRKALEDAANLSGRSLNNMANGHEAKFIKKIIKDVLNKLDPKYLYVPEHLVGMDKLAHDIFDFLSTATDDVRIAGIHGMPGIGKTTIAKVVFKQLCDRFEDSCFLSNINIETPKKLTGLVGFQTQLLREILKQGVPNFECVDRGKVLIKERLRGKRVLVVADDVAHLDQLKALMGERSWFGLGSRVIITTRDSNLLREADRTYQIEELKPDESLQLFSCHAFKDSKPAKDYIKLSKDAVDYCGGLPLALEVMGACLSGKNRDGWKCVIEKLRRIPNHDIQGRLRISFDALDGEELQNAFLDIACFFIDRKKEYVAKVLGARCGYNPEVDLQTLHERSLIKVLGETVTMHDLLRDMGREVVRDKFPKEPGKRTRIWNQEDAWNVLEQQKGTVVVEGLALDVRASEAKALCAGSFAEMKRLNLLQINGVHLTGSFKLLSKELMWICWHRCPLKDFPSDFTADYLAVLDMQYSNLKELWKGKKILNRLKIFNLSHSRNLVKTPNLHSSSLEKLILKGCSSLVEVHQSIGHSTSLVFLNLKGCWSLKTLPESIRNVKSLETMKIYGCSQLEKLPEGMGDMKFLTELLADGIKTEQFLSSIGQLKYVKRLSLRGCSPTPPSCSLISAGVSILKCWLPTSFTEWRLVKHLMLSNCGLSDRATNCVDFSGLFSLEKLDLSENKFSSLPYGIGFLPKLSHLVVQTCEYLVSIPDLPSSLCLLDASSCKSLERVRIPIESKKELCVNIFQSLSLEEIQGIEGLNNSFWNVSIERRSHSPNKLQKSVLEAMCNRGHGYRINFSLEHDELHEMPDWMSYRGEGCSLSFHIPPVFHGLVLWLEKGTHMYTYTNIIIIIRNKSNGRILFKDKRAQIGIHIFMQGWLRYISRSEMAMEDYCGDELELYISSEPTDYALRKGKSLKPSVKECGVHVIAGKSDSLKKSAVERDTVMLSPPLYHLLPHPHRGSITTSTPKQWCDFLLAELQNHSLGLLLLGKKELDG, encoded by the exons atgctGAAAGAAAAACGCAAGCAATCCAAAGATGAAGACAACGATTCATCCTCgcgaaagagaagaaaagctgACCTCAGTAAGCCTGTCAGTTTTGTCTCCACAG CTACCAGGACAGAGCCAGAGTCTTCTCGATCTAGACCAGAAGGGGCCTATGATGTcttcttgagttttagaggaGAAGACACTCGCAAGACATTTACAGATCATCTATATACTGCCTTAGTCCAAGCAGGAATCCGCGCTTTTCGAGATGATGATGACCTTCCAAGAGGAGAAGAAATCTCCGATCATCTCCTCAGGgcaattcaagaatcaaagaTATCCATAGTTGTCTTCTCAAAAGGATATGCTTCTTCTAGATGGTGTCTCAATGAACTTGTAGAGATTCTTGAGTGCAAAAAGAGGAAAACCGGTCAGATTGTTCTTCCTATATTCTATGACATTGATCCTTCAGATGTGAGAAAACAGACTGGCAGTTTTGCAAAGGCATTTGATAAGCATGAAAAGCGTTTTGAAGAGAAGTTGGTGAAGGAGTGGAGAAAAGCTCTTGAGGATGCCGCAAACCTATCTGGACGGAGTCTCAATAATATGGCAAATGG GCATGAagcaaaatttatcaagaagaTTATCAAGGATGTGTTGAATAAATTAGATCCCAAGTACTTATATGTTCCTGAGCACCTAGTAGGTATGGATAAACTTGCTCATGATATTTTTGACTTTCTAAGCACTGCAACAGATGATGTACGCATTGCGGGCATACATGGGATGCCAGGAATAGGAAAGACGACTATAGCAAAAGTTGTATTTAAACAACTCTGCGATAGATTCGAGGACAGCTGTTTTCTTTCGAATATCAATATTGAAACACCAAAAAAACTTACAGGTCTTGTTGGTTTTCAAACGCAACTTCTTcgtgaaattttaaaacaaggTGTTCCAAACTTCGAATGTGTTGATAGAGGAAAGGTTTTGATCAAAGAACGACTTCGTGGCAAAAGAGTTCTTGTTGTTGCTGATGATGTGGCTCATCTGGACCAGCTAAAAGCTTTGATGGGAGAGCGAAGCTGGTTTGGTCTCGGAAGTAGAGTAATTATTACAACAAGAGATTCAAATCTTCTTCGTGAAGCAGATCGAACATATCAGATCGAAGAATTGAAACCAGACGAGTCCCTTCAGCTTTTCAGCTGCCACGCCTTTAAGGACTCCAAGCCAGCAAAAGATTATATTAAGCTTTCGAAGGATGCAGTTGATTACTGTGGAGGACTTCCTTTAGCTCTTGAGGTTATGGGTGCTTGTCTGTCTGGGAAAAACAGAGATGGTTGGAAATgtgtaattgaaaaattgagaaGAATTCCAAACCACGATATTCAAGGAAGGCTTAGAATAAGTTTTGACGCACTGGACGGTGAAGAACTACAAAATGCATTCCTTGACATCGCTTGCTTCTTTATTGATAGAAAGAAAGAGTACGTCGCAAAAGTGCTAGGAGCCCGTTGCGGTTACAATCCAGAAGTTGATTTGCAAACTCTCCATGAAAGGTCTCTGATTAAAGTATTGGGAGAGACGGTAACCATGCATGATCTATTACGAGACATGGGAAGGGAGGTCGTTCGTGATAAGTTTCCAAAAGAACCTGGAAAGAGGACCAGAATTTGGAATCAAGAGGATGCATGGAATGTACTTGAGCAGCAGAAG ggtacgGTTGTTGTAGAGGGTCTTGCACTGGATGTCAGAGCATCAGAAGCTAAAGCACTTTGCGCAGGATCATTTGCAGAAATGAAACGCTTAAATTTACTCCAAATCAATGGAGTACATCTCACCGGATCCTTCAAACTGCTTTCTAAAGAGTTGATGTGGATTTGTTGGCATAGATGTCCTTTGAAAGATTTTCCATCTGATTTTACCGCAGACTATCTAGCTGTTCTTGATATGCAGTACAGTAACCTCAAAGAACTATGGAAGGGAAAAAAG ATCCTCAACAGGCTAAAAATCTTTAATCTTAGTCATTCTCGGAACCTTGTTAAAACACCAAACTTGCACAGTTCAAGTCTAGAGAAACTAATTCTGAAAGGTTGCTCAAGTTTAGTTGAGGTGCATCAATCAATTGGACATTCGACGAGCCTCGTTTTCTTGAATCTCAAGGGATGTTGGAGTCTGAAGACTCTCCCTGAAAGCATTAGGAATGTAAAGTCTCTTGAAACTATGAAAATTTATGGGTGTTCACAACTTGAGAAATTGCCAGAAGGCATGGGTGATATGAAATTCTTAACTGAGCTATTAGCTGATGGGATTAAAACTGAGCAATTTCTCTCTTCAATTGGGCAATTAAAGTATGTCAAAAGGTTATCATTACGTGGATGCAGTCCGACTCCACCAAGTTGTTCTTTGATTTCAGCAGGTGTTTCAATTTTGAAATGTTGGCTGCCAACATCATTCACTGAATGGAGATTAGTGAAACATCTTATGCTTTCTAATTGTGGTTTGTCTGATCGTGCAACTAACTGTGTTGATTTTAGTGGTTTGTTCTCTCTAGAAAAATTGGATCTAAGTGAAAACAAATTCTCTAGCCTGCCTTATGGGATCGGCTTCCTTCCCAAGCTATCGCACTTGGTTGTTCAGACATGTGAATATCTTGTATCAATCCCAGATCTTCCCTCAAGTTTATGCCTTTTGGATGCATCTTCTTGCAAATCATTGGAAAGAGTAAGAATACCAATCGAGTCAAAAAAAGAACTATGTGTAAATATATTTCAAAGTCTTTCGTTAGAAGAGATTCAGGGCATCGAAGGTCTAAATAATAGTTTCTGGAATGTTAGTATTGAAAGACGCAGTCATTCACCAAATAAATTACAGAAGAGCGTTCTAGAG GCAATGTGCAACCGTGGTCACGGGTATCGTATTAACTTCAGTCTAGAACATGATGAACTACATGAGATGCCAGATTGGATGAGCTACAGGGGAGAAGGATGCTCATTGTCATTCCATATACCTCCAGTCTTCCATGGCTTAGTTCTTTGGTTAGAGAAGGGTACTCATATGTACACATACactaacattattattattataagaaataaaagcaaCGGAAGAATATTGTTTAAAGATAAACGAGCACAGATAGGAATACATATATTTATGCAGGGATGGTTAAGATACATAAGTAGAAGTGAAATGGCAATGGAAGATTACTGTGGAGACGAATTGGAACTATACATTTCTTCAGAGCCAACAGACTATGCACTGCGCAAGGGTAAATCATTGAAACCAAGCGTTAAAGAATGTGGGGTCCATGTGATCGCAGGGAAGTCAGATTCATTAAAAAAGTCGGCAGTGGAAAGAGATACAGTGATGCTTTCACCACCGCTGTATCATCTGCTTCCTCATCCTCATCGTGGTTCAATTACAACGTCTACACCTAAGCAATGGTGTGACTTTTTACTTGCGGAGCTGCAAAACCATAGCCTCGGTTTATTGCTTCTTG GTAAGAAGGAGCTGGATGGATGA